In a single window of the Leisingera daeponensis DSM 23529 genome:
- the coaE gene encoding dephospho-CoA kinase (Dephospho-CoA kinase (CoaE) performs the final step in coenzyme A biosynthesis.) — MSFSLGLTGSIGMGKSTTAQLFAAQGCAVWDADAAVHRLYGKGGAAVQPMAEAFPDAIENGEVSRAALKRIIGADPQALTRIEAIVHPLVAQDRASFRADATSDVLVFDIPLLFETGGNAEMDAVACVTVDAETQQERVLARGTMTVEQFRQILQKQMPIEEKMARADYVIVTDTLEHAEAQVAEIVADIRSKLAHA, encoded by the coding sequence ATGAGCTTCAGCCTCGGTCTTACCGGGTCCATCGGAATGGGCAAAAGCACCACCGCTCAGCTGTTTGCGGCGCAGGGCTGCGCGGTCTGGGATGCGGATGCCGCGGTTCACCGGCTGTATGGTAAAGGCGGTGCGGCCGTTCAGCCGATGGCGGAAGCATTTCCTGACGCCATTGAGAACGGGGAAGTCAGCCGCGCCGCGCTGAAACGCATCATTGGTGCAGATCCGCAGGCTCTGACGCGGATCGAGGCCATCGTGCATCCGCTGGTCGCGCAGGACCGCGCGTCCTTTAGGGCGGACGCGACAAGCGATGTTTTGGTCTTTGATATTCCGCTGCTGTTTGAAACCGGCGGCAACGCGGAAATGGACGCGGTGGCCTGCGTGACGGTGGACGCGGAAACTCAGCAAGAGCGGGTTCTTGCCCGCGGCACAATGACGGTTGAGCAGTTCCGGCAGATTCTGCAAAAACAGATGCCGATCGAGGAGAAGATGGCCCGCGCCGATTATGTGATCGTGACGGACACGCTTGAACACGCCGAGGCGCAGGTGGCAGAAATTGTTGCAGACATCAGGAGCAAACTGGCCCATGCGTGA
- a CDS encoding Maf family protein, producing MTAHIVLASGSEIRAHLLRQAGIEFDTDVPRLDELAIKTALLAEQAPPRDIADALAEAKARKISAKHPGRLVLGCDQVLDFEGQLLSKPASAEIALSQLKQMRGKRHMLLSAAVIYRDGEPIWRHVGQVRLVMRNCSDAYLENYVSRNWDSIRHAVGAYKLEEEGVRLFASIEGSYFNVLGLPLMELISYLGLQGVIEQ from the coding sequence ATGACTGCCCACATTGTGCTGGCTTCTGGTTCCGAAATCCGGGCGCATCTGCTGCGTCAGGCCGGGATCGAATTCGATACGGATGTTCCGAGACTGGATGAGCTGGCGATCAAGACCGCGCTGCTGGCAGAGCAAGCGCCGCCGCGGGACATTGCCGATGCGCTGGCAGAAGCTAAGGCGCGCAAAATCAGTGCCAAGCATCCGGGAAGGCTGGTATTGGGGTGCGACCAGGTCCTGGATTTCGAAGGGCAACTTCTTTCCAAGCCGGCGAGTGCAGAGATCGCATTGTCCCAGCTGAAACAGATGCGCGGCAAGCGGCACATGCTGTTGTCGGCCGCCGTGATCTATCGGGATGGTGAGCCGATCTGGCGCCATGTCGGACAGGTCCGGCTGGTGATGCGCAACTGCTCTGACGCATATTTGGAAAATTATGTCAGCCGCAACTGGGACAGCATCCGCCACGCTGTGGGGGCATACAAGCTGGAGGAAGAAGGTGTGCGGCTGTTCGCCTCCATCGAGGGCAGTTACTTTAATGTCTTGGGATTGCCGCTGATGGAGCTTATCAGTTACCTGGGTCTGCAAGGGGTAATCGAGCAATGA
- the mltA gene encoding murein transglycosylase A: protein MIVALRGALGAAAIAGAAMTASGAHSETVSSILDFEQLDGWAEDDHAQALQVFLGTCRDLKDPDWAALCKAAHSQPPGGARAFFELFFRPVLIEDGNPALFTGYFEPELNGSRYPTSRFRYPVYKMPPEARGADLWLPRREILTGDVMQGRGLEIAWVDDPVELFFLQIQGSGRIRLPDGSTIRVGYGGANGHPYKSIGKELVRRGVYNAHQVSAQVIKSWVRRNPAEGKELLFHNPSYVFFREVRKVAASKGPLGAMNRSVTPMRTIAADPAYTPLGAPVWVEKDGHMPLRRLMVAQDTGSAIKGAQRADIFVGTGDQAGETAGTMKDPGRMVVLLPIQRAYAMLPEDI from the coding sequence ATGATTGTGGCGCTTCGGGGGGCACTTGGGGCGGCTGCAATTGCAGGCGCCGCGATGACCGCCTCCGGGGCGCACTCCGAGACCGTGTCCAGCATTCTGGACTTTGAACAGCTTGATGGCTGGGCAGAAGATGACCATGCCCAGGCTCTACAGGTATTCTTGGGGACTTGCAGGGATCTGAAGGACCCCGACTGGGCCGCCCTGTGCAAGGCCGCCCACTCGCAGCCGCCGGGAGGGGCGCGGGCGTTTTTTGAGCTGTTCTTCCGACCAGTGCTGATCGAGGACGGCAACCCGGCTCTCTTCACCGGCTATTTCGAGCCAGAACTGAATGGCTCCCGCTACCCCACCAGCCGCTTCCGCTATCCGGTCTACAAGATGCCGCCAGAGGCGCGCGGCGCTGATCTGTGGCTGCCGCGCCGTGAAATCCTGACCGGCGACGTGATGCAGGGCCGCGGGCTGGAAATCGCCTGGGTGGATGACCCGGTAGAGTTGTTTTTTCTGCAGATCCAGGGTTCGGGCCGGATACGCCTGCCCGACGGCTCGACCATCCGTGTCGGTTATGGCGGCGCCAACGGCCATCCCTATAAATCCATCGGCAAGGAGCTGGTGCGACGCGGCGTCTACAACGCCCACCAGGTCAGCGCCCAGGTCATCAAGTCCTGGGTCCGGCGCAATCCCGCGGAGGGCAAGGAGCTTCTGTTTCACAACCCGTCTTACGTGTTCTTCCGTGAGGTGCGCAAAGTGGCGGCCTCCAAGGGGCCGCTTGGCGCCATGAACCGCTCGGTCACGCCGATGCGCACGATTGCCGCCGATCCCGCCTATACCCCGCTTGGTGCGCCGGTCTGGGTGGAAAAGGACGGCCATATGCCGCTGCGCCGGCTGATGGTGGCGCAGGACACCGGATCCGCCATCAAGGGGGCTCAGCGCGCCGACATCTTTGTCGGTACCGGTGATCAGGCCGGCGAGACCGCCGGCACGATGAAAGACCCTGGCAGGATGGTGGTACTGCTGCCGATCCAGCGGGCCTACGCGATGCTGCCGGAAGATATTTGA
- a CDS encoding Lin0512 family protein has product MSEKRIILEMGTGNDLYGQDYTKAARRAVQDALHHSSITLFAKLGMDHSEMRVEVTIGVQQPDAVDCELVARDLPRGQARVRAVKGGLDVEDAVEGSRHVVATAAVEAWLPDQAGKYKTSTPE; this is encoded by the coding sequence ATGAGCGAAAAGCGCATCATTCTTGAAATGGGCACCGGCAACGATCTGTACGGCCAGGACTATACCAAAGCCGCCCGCCGTGCGGTGCAGGACGCGCTGCATCACTCCTCCATAACGCTGTTTGCCAAGCTGGGAATGGACCACAGTGAAATGCGGGTGGAGGTAACCATCGGCGTGCAGCAGCCCGACGCGGTGGATTGCGAACTGGTGGCACGGGACCTGCCGCGCGGACAGGCCAGGGTGCGGGCGGTCAAGGGCGGACTGGATGTGGAGGATGCCGTGGAAGGCAGCCGCCATGTGGTGGCCACCGCAGCGGTCGAAGCCTGGCTGCCGGATCAGGCCGGTAAATACAAAACCAGCACCCCGGAATGA
- a CDS encoding Lin0512 family protein yields MAKTRVLVEFGMGTSLRREDYTEAARRAIRDALWHNSVNMAELFDFSKEDMIIDAEIGVQEPEAVDKDALLEIFPYGRPSITVVKGGLDIAKPQGGRTVIANAAVVVSFDMEAAE; encoded by the coding sequence ATGGCCAAGACACGGGTCCTGGTGGAATTCGGCATGGGCACATCTCTCAGGCGCGAAGATTACACCGAAGCCGCCCGCCGCGCGATCAGGGACGCGCTGTGGCACAACTCCGTCAACATGGCGGAACTGTTTGATTTCTCAAAAGAAGACATGATCATTGATGCCGAGATCGGTGTTCAGGAACCGGAAGCGGTGGACAAGGACGCGCTCTTGGAGATCTTCCCCTACGGTCGGCCTAGCATCACGGTGGTGAAAGGCGGGCTCGACATAGCCAAGCCGCAGGGCGGACGCACGGTGATCGCCAATGCAGCGGTGGTTGTATCCTTTGACATGGAGGCCGCGGAATGA
- the trxA gene encoding thioredoxin, which yields MSTVAVTDATFDAEVKNSDIPVVVDFWAEWCGPCKQIGPALEELAVEFDGKVKIAKVDVDSNPNAAAAMGVRGIPALFIFKDGQVISNRAGAAPKAALQSWIEESI from the coding sequence ATGTCCACCGTTGCCGTCACCGACGCCACTTTTGACGCCGAAGTCAAGAACTCCGACATCCCCGTTGTGGTGGATTTCTGGGCTGAGTGGTGCGGTCCCTGTAAGCAGATCGGCCCGGCTCTGGAAGAGCTGGCCGTGGAATTTGACGGCAAGGTGAAAATTGCCAAGGTCGACGTTGACAGCAACCCGAACGCCGCCGCTGCCATGGGCGTGCGCGGTATCCCGGCGCTGTTCATCTTCAAGGACGGCCAGGTGATCTCGAACCGCGCAGGCGCCGCCCCCAAGGCCGCGCTGCAGAGCTGGATCGAAGAATCGATCTGA
- the hslU gene encoding ATP-dependent protease ATPase subunit HslU, with translation MTDLTPREIVSELDRFIIGQKEAKRAVAVALRSRWRRKQLADDLRDEVYPKNILMIGPTGVGKTEISRRLAKLARAPFIKVEATKFTEVGYVGRDVEQIIRDLVDSAIAQTREYMREDVKANARKAAEDRVVEAIAGSDAREATREMFRKKLKAGELDDTVIELDVADTSNPMGMFEIPGQPGGNMGMLNLGDLFGKAMGGRTTRKKLTVAESYEVLIGEEADKLLDDETVTRSALESVEQNGIVFLDEIDKVCARQETRGGDVSREGVQRDLLPLIEGTTVSTKHGPVKTDHILFIASGAFHIAKPSDLLPELQGRLPIRVNLRALTEEDFVRILTETDNALTRQYTALMGTEEVEVAFTEDGIAALAKIAAEVNRSVENIGARRLYTVMERVFEELSFTAPDRSGESVTVDAAFVTKNLGELGRSSDLSRYVL, from the coding sequence ATGACCGATCTCACCCCCCGCGAAATCGTCTCGGAACTGGACCGCTTCATCATCGGCCAAAAGGAAGCCAAGCGCGCCGTGGCCGTGGCGCTGCGCAGCCGCTGGCGGCGCAAGCAGCTTGCCGACGATCTGCGCGACGAGGTCTATCCCAAGAACATTCTGATGATCGGCCCCACCGGGGTAGGCAAGACCGAGATCTCCCGCCGCCTGGCCAAGCTGGCACGCGCGCCCTTCATCAAGGTGGAAGCCACAAAGTTCACCGAAGTCGGTTATGTCGGCCGGGACGTGGAGCAGATCATCCGTGACCTGGTTGACAGCGCCATCGCCCAGACCCGCGAGTACATGCGCGAAGACGTGAAGGCAAACGCACGCAAGGCGGCCGAGGACCGGGTGGTGGAGGCCATTGCCGGCAGTGATGCCCGCGAGGCCACCCGCGAGATGTTCCGTAAAAAGCTCAAGGCCGGAGAGTTGGACGATACCGTGATTGAGCTGGATGTGGCCGACACCTCCAACCCGATGGGCATGTTCGAAATCCCCGGCCAGCCCGGCGGAAATATGGGGATGCTGAACCTCGGCGACCTGTTCGGCAAGGCGATGGGCGGCCGCACCACCCGCAAGAAGTTGACCGTCGCCGAAAGCTATGAGGTGCTGATCGGCGAGGAGGCCGACAAGCTGCTGGATGACGAGACCGTCACACGCAGCGCGCTGGAGTCGGTGGAACAGAACGGTATCGTCTTCCTGGATGAGATCGACAAGGTCTGCGCGCGCCAGGAAACCCGGGGCGGCGATGTCAGCCGCGAAGGCGTGCAGCGCGACCTGCTGCCGCTGATTGAAGGCACCACCGTCAGCACCAAGCACGGGCCGGTCAAAACCGACCACATCCTGTTCATCGCCTCCGGCGCCTTCCACATTGCCAAGCCGTCGGACCTGTTGCCCGAACTGCAAGGCCGACTGCCGATCCGGGTTAATCTGCGCGCGCTGACGGAAGAAGACTTCGTGCGAATCCTGACCGAAACCGACAATGCGCTGACCCGCCAGTACACAGCGCTGATGGGTACCGAAGAAGTTGAGGTCGCCTTCACCGAAGACGGGATCGCTGCCCTGGCCAAGATCGCAGCCGAGGTGAACCGGAGCGTCGAAAACATCGGCGCCCGGCGGCTTTACACGGTGATGGAGCGGGTGTTCGAGGAACTGTCCTTCACCGCGCCGGACCGCTCGGGCGAGTCGGTAACCGTCGACGCGGCCTTTGTGACGAAGAACCTGGGTGAGCTTGGCCGCTCATCCGATCTCAGCCGTTACGTGCTGTAA
- the hslV gene encoding ATP-dependent protease subunit HslV: MADDKFPGWHGTTIIGVKKNGQVVIAGDGQVSLGQTVIKGTARKVRRLSPGGFDVVAGFAGSTADAFTLLERLEAKLEATPGQLARASVELAKDWRTDKYLQKLEAMLIVTDGKDMFVITGAGDVLEPEHDVAAIGSGGNYALAAARGLMDSDRSAETVARDAMAIAADICVYTNGNLTVETIGG, from the coding sequence ATGGCAGACGATAAATTTCCTGGCTGGCACGGCACCACGATCATCGGTGTGAAAAAGAATGGCCAGGTCGTCATCGCCGGTGACGGCCAGGTTTCGCTGGGGCAAACGGTGATCAAGGGCACGGCCCGCAAGGTGCGCCGCCTGTCGCCCGGCGGGTTTGATGTGGTGGCGGGTTTTGCCGGCTCGACCGCTGACGCGTTCACTCTGCTGGAGCGGCTGGAAGCCAAGCTGGAAGCGACCCCGGGCCAGCTGGCCCGTGCCAGCGTCGAGCTGGCCAAGGACTGGCGCACCGACAAATACCTGCAAAAGCTGGAGGCAATGCTGATTGTCACCGACGGCAAGGACATGTTCGTGATCACCGGCGCCGGCGACGTGCTGGAGCCGGAACATGATGTGGCGGCAATCGGCTCCGGCGGAAATTACGCACTGGCGGCCGCCCGCGGCCTGATGGACAGCGACAGGTCCGCCGAAACGGTAGCACGGGACGCCATGGCCATCGCCGCCGATATCTGTGTCTACACCAATGGAAACCTGACCGTCGAAACCATCGGCGGCTAA
- a CDS encoding alpha/beta hydrolase, with product MQRLRLICGVMLVFLTACTDRTVSPTFPAALNVGTPKTVFAATNRDQLPDGSFGAERAEGYSLLELTVSIPPEHTPGSLKFGYRNPDPVTEFTMAGRKKFESDAAFGARLQQELAKFPPKERDITVFVHGFNSTQAETAFRAAQLTHDINVPGATVIYSWPSKGQPLGYAYDGDSVLFARDGLEQLLRKLRVAGAGRVVVVAHSMGGLLTMETLRQIEIQTPGWTARNLGGVVLMSPDLDIDVFKSQMRRFRKVPQPFLIFVSRKDSVLTLSQRLRGLDGQERLGNLDNIEELSSLPVEIIDTTAFAGEAQSQHFVAASSPALVALLNGARQTADTFERDRTRNRLQNILPGQIVIRDNAVKVALTGRPADNK from the coding sequence ATGCAAAGGCTGCGCCTGATTTGCGGTGTGATGCTGGTGTTTCTGACAGCTTGCACTGACAGGACCGTTTCCCCCACCTTTCCCGCAGCCCTGAACGTGGGCACCCCAAAGACCGTATTTGCCGCCACCAACCGCGACCAGCTGCCCGATGGCAGCTTCGGCGCGGAGCGGGCAGAGGGGTACAGCCTGCTTGAACTGACCGTTTCAATTCCGCCGGAACACACGCCGGGCTCCTTGAAATTCGGCTACAGGAACCCGGATCCGGTCACGGAATTCACCATGGCAGGGCGAAAGAAATTCGAAAGCGACGCCGCCTTTGGGGCACGGCTGCAGCAGGAACTGGCCAAGTTTCCGCCAAAGGAACGCGACATCACGGTGTTCGTGCATGGCTTCAATTCGACCCAGGCCGAAACTGCGTTCCGGGCCGCCCAGCTGACCCATGATATCAACGTTCCCGGCGCCACGGTCATCTATTCCTGGCCCAGCAAGGGACAGCCGCTTGGCTATGCCTATGACGGCGACAGCGTTCTGTTCGCCCGCGACGGGCTGGAGCAGCTGCTGCGCAAGCTGCGCGTCGCCGGTGCGGGCAGGGTGGTGGTTGTCGCGCATTCCATGGGCGGGCTGCTGACGATGGAGACCCTGCGCCAGATAGAAATCCAGACCCCCGGGTGGACCGCCCGGAACCTGGGCGGCGTGGTGCTGATGTCGCCGGATCTGGACATTGATGTGTTCAAGAGCCAGATGCGGCGGTTCCGCAAGGTGCCGCAGCCGTTCCTGATCTTTGTCTCGCGCAAGGACAGCGTCCTGACACTGTCCCAGCGCCTGCGCGGGCTGGACGGGCAAGAGCGGCTCGGCAATCTGGACAATATCGAAGAGCTGAGCAGCCTGCCGGTGGAAATCATCGACACCACCGCCTTTGCCGGCGAGGCGCAATCACAGCATTTCGTGGCGGCTTCCTCGCCGGCGCTGGTGGCGCTGCTGAACGGCGCCCGGCAAACCGCGGACACGTTTGAACGCGACCGGACACGGAACCGGCTTCAGAACATACTGCCGGGCCAGATTGTCATTCGCGACAATGCCGTCAAGGTCGCGCTGACCGGCCGGCCTGCGGACAACAAATAA
- the dnaQ gene encoding DNA polymerase III subunit epsilon translates to MREIVLDTETTGFDPFSGDRIVEIGAVELYNHMPTGKTFHEYINPERSMPAEAFSVHGIGPDLLEPPQKPEPGAVTLRDKPVFAKIGRKFLDFVQDSRLVIHNASFDMKFLNAELDWMGLPKLPMDQALDTLAMARKRFPGSPATLDALCRRFNIDNTNRTLHGALLDSEILADVYLELIGGRQPDFGLSAQSSSSSAQVEDDWRPVPRSAPLPARITAEELAAHEAFVAKLGDAALWKAS, encoded by the coding sequence ATGCGTGAAATCGTTCTTGATACCGAAACCACCGGGTTTGATCCGTTTTCCGGCGACCGCATCGTCGAAATCGGTGCGGTTGAGCTGTATAACCACATGCCCACCGGCAAGACGTTCCACGAATATATCAATCCGGAACGCTCAATGCCGGCAGAGGCGTTTTCGGTCCACGGTATCGGTCCCGACCTGCTGGAGCCGCCGCAGAAGCCGGAACCCGGGGCGGTGACGCTGCGGGACAAGCCTGTCTTTGCAAAAATCGGCCGGAAGTTTCTGGATTTCGTGCAGGATTCCAGGCTGGTCATTCACAATGCCAGCTTCGATATGAAGTTCCTGAATGCGGAACTGGACTGGATGGGCCTGCCGAAACTGCCGATGGATCAGGCGCTCGACACGCTGGCAATGGCCCGCAAGCGGTTTCCAGGGTCGCCGGCGACACTGGATGCGCTATGCCGCCGCTTCAACATCGACAACACAAACCGGACCCTGCATGGCGCGCTGCTCGACTCCGAGATCCTGGCTGATGTCTATCTGGAGCTGATTGGCGGGCGGCAGCCGGATTTTGGCTTGTCCGCCCAATCCTCCTCCAGTTCGGCCCAGGTCGAGGACGACTGGCGGCCTGTGCCGCGTTCAGCACCCCTGCCCGCACGGATCACGGCGGAGGAGCTGGCAGCGCACGAAGCGTTCGTGGCTAAACTGGGCGATGCGGCTTTGTGGAAGGCATCCTGA
- a CDS encoding FxsA family protein — MYLFLAFLMVPIIEIALFIQVGGAIGMWPTLAIVVLTAVLGTWLVKTQGRMAMGQLRSSFQQLSDPAEPLAHGAMILVAGALLLTPGFFTDAVGFALLMPPVRLAVYRYLRARVTVTQFQMGPGSMQGRHYPGTAGRPKDVIDGDYEDVTPADRRGGPSGWVDGPR, encoded by the coding sequence ATGTATCTTTTCCTGGCCTTTCTGATGGTTCCCATCATTGAAATCGCTTTGTTTATTCAAGTTGGCGGCGCCATCGGCATGTGGCCGACCCTGGCCATTGTTGTTCTGACCGCAGTTCTGGGCACTTGGCTGGTGAAAACCCAAGGGCGTATGGCCATGGGACAGCTGAGATCCTCGTTCCAGCAATTGTCCGATCCGGCCGAGCCTTTGGCCCATGGTGCCATGATCCTGGTGGCCGGCGCGCTGCTTCTCACTCCGGGTTTCTTTACCGACGCCGTCGGTTTTGCGCTGCTGATGCCGCCAGTGCGGCTGGCGGTTTACCGCTACCTGCGCGCCCGTGTCACAGTCACGCAGTTCCAGATGGGCCCCGGCAGCATGCAAGGCCGCCACTATCCCGGAACGGCCGGCCGGCCCAAAGACGTCATCGATGGCGATTACGAAGATGTGACGCCGGCAGACCGGCGCGGCGGGCCCTCCGGCTGGGTTGACGGTCCCCGTTGA
- a CDS encoding shikimate dehydrogenase, translating to MTEAKIPLAGVIGCPVSHSKSPQLHGHWLKTHRIAGHYVPMHVEPADLAEAIRAMPKMGFVGANVTIPHKEAVMGIADKVTDRAKLIGAANTLIFREDGTILADNTDGYGFITNLHQGAPDWDPQSGPAVVLGAGGACRAVVASLIEAGVPEILLSNRTRERAEQLQRDFGNRIRVVEWLQAGNAIEEGRLIVNTTSLGMVGKPRLRVPLDGLRSDAVVTDLIYAPLKTGLLETAEEAGCTVVDGLGMLLHQAVPGFERWFGHRPEVDAATREAVLG from the coding sequence ATGACAGAAGCAAAAATCCCGCTCGCCGGCGTGATCGGCTGTCCGGTTTCACATTCGAAATCCCCGCAACTGCATGGCCACTGGCTGAAAACCCATCGCATCGCCGGGCATTATGTGCCGATGCATGTGGAGCCTGCGGACTTGGCAGAGGCCATCCGGGCAATGCCGAAGATGGGGTTCGTAGGGGCTAATGTCACGATCCCGCACAAGGAAGCGGTGATGGGGATTGCCGATAAGGTCACCGACCGGGCGAAGCTGATCGGCGCGGCCAACACTCTGATTTTCCGAGAAGACGGCACCATCCTGGCTGACAACACAGACGGGTACGGCTTTATCACCAACCTGCATCAAGGCGCCCCGGATTGGGATCCTCAATCCGGGCCGGCCGTTGTGCTGGGGGCTGGCGGCGCCTGCCGTGCAGTGGTTGCCTCGCTGATAGAGGCCGGGGTCCCGGAGATCCTTCTGAGCAACCGCACACGCGAGCGGGCGGAACAGTTGCAAAGGGATTTCGGCAACCGGATCCGCGTGGTGGAATGGCTCCAGGCCGGCAACGCCATCGAAGAAGGCAGGCTGATTGTGAACACCACCTCTCTGGGTATGGTTGGCAAACCGCGGTTGCGTGTGCCGCTGGACGGTTTGCGGTCCGATGCCGTCGTGACGGACTTGATATATGCACCGCTGAAAACCGGCCTGCTGGAAACGGCGGAGGAAGCCGGCTGCACTGTGGTCGACGGGCTTGGCATGCTGCTGCACCAGGCCGTTCCGGGGTTCGAACGCTGGTTCGGGCACCGTCCTGAAGTTGACGCTGCCACCCGGGAGGCGGTGCTCGGATGA
- the secB gene encoding protein-export chaperone SecB — protein MAENGEAQQQPQVQMNILGQFIRDMSFENVMAQKGTGGEVQPDVSVQVNLDAKKRSAENQYEVVTKLTVESKNKDSGNVLFVLELEYVGVFNIVGVPEDQLHPFLLIECPRMTFPFLRRIVSDVTRDGGFPPLNLDNIDFVAIYRNELARRQQEAAASAMPQ, from the coding sequence ATGGCCGAAAACGGCGAAGCCCAGCAGCAGCCGCAAGTCCAGATGAACATTCTGGGCCAGTTCATCCGCGACATGTCGTTCGAAAACGTGATGGCGCAGAAAGGCACCGGCGGCGAGGTTCAGCCCGACGTCAGCGTGCAGGTGAACCTGGATGCGAAAAAACGTTCGGCCGAGAACCAGTATGAGGTTGTCACCAAACTGACCGTCGAGTCCAAGAACAAGGACAGCGGCAACGTCCTTTTCGTGCTGGAGCTGGAATATGTCGGCGTGTTCAACATTGTGGGTGTGCCGGAAGACCAGCTGCACCCGTTCCTGCTGATCGAATGCCCGCGCATGACCTTCCCGTTTCTGCGCCGTATCGTGTCGGACGTGACCCGCGATGGCGGCTTCCCGCCGCTGAACCTGGACAATATCGACTTTGTGGCGATCTACCGCAACGAGCTTGCCCGCCGCCAGCAGGAGGCCGCGGCCTCTGCGATGCCGCAGTAA
- a CDS encoding DUF1127 domain-containing protein, with protein MTTANIHAPLGAVTVLRVVDAVANVKTAIVEWYVARETRKVLAQLTDAQLRDIGLDRSDIAKF; from the coding sequence ATGACGACCGCAAACATTCATGCGCCGCTCGGAGCAGTCACCGTTCTCCGCGTGGTCGACGCAGTGGCCAATGTGAAAACCGCCATCGTGGAATGGTATGTTGCCCGCGAAACCCGCAAGGTTCTGGCGCAGCTGACCGATGCCCAGCTGCGAGACATCGGCCTCGACCGTTCCGACATTGCCAAGTTCTGA
- a CDS encoding Tim44/TimA family putative adaptor protein, with product MESPVIQLLVLAGIAVFLILRLRSVLGTREGFEKPPLPQSEARGRRPDLEVIEGGPDRDITDYVAEGSKQAQALAAMKRAEPSFQVQEFVQGARGAYEMILMGFEHGNLDDIQPFLAEDVFDSFVDAVAQREDKGYKIEADFIGVRETTLQDAQFDPQTGRAEITMRFVGELTSVVRDRGGDIVEGDPKAIKRQKDTWIFARNMGSDDPNWQLVATDA from the coding sequence ATGGAGTCGCCTGTGATTCAGCTTTTGGTTCTGGCCGGTATTGCTGTGTTTCTGATCCTGCGCCTGAGAAGCGTTCTGGGAACACGCGAAGGCTTTGAAAAGCCGCCGCTGCCGCAATCCGAAGCTCGGGGCCGCCGCCCGGATCTTGAGGTGATCGAAGGCGGACCGGACCGCGATATCACGGATTACGTTGCGGAAGGCAGCAAGCAGGCCCAGGCACTGGCAGCAATGAAACGGGCTGAGCCTTCCTTCCAGGTGCAGGAATTCGTGCAGGGTGCGCGAGGCGCCTATGAGATGATCCTCATGGGGTTCGAACACGGCAACCTGGACGATATTCAGCCCTTCCTGGCGGAAGATGTCTTTGACAGCTTCGTGGATGCCGTCGCGCAGCGCGAGGACAAGGGCTACAAGATCGAGGCCGACTTCATCGGCGTGCGGGAAACCACTCTGCAGGACGCGCAGTTCGATCCGCAGACCGGTCGCGCCGAAATCACCATGCGCTTTGTCGGCGAGTTGACCTCAGTGGTGCGCGACCGCGGCGGCGACATTGTCGAGGGCGACCCCAAGGCGATCAAACGCCAAAAGGACACTTGGATCTTTGCCCGCAACATGGGCAGCGACGATCCCAACTGGCAGCTGGTTGCGACGGACGCATGA
- a CDS encoding Smr/MutS family protein, with protein sequence MTRRKLTGDEIDLWQKVVKHTERLHPGAHSSPPAPPMPKPKPVKQPEPRLDPFEVGSRAKPKPVKHDLRPSLARSLASDPLQMDEKAFRRMKRGKLRPEGKLDLHGMRIDTAHPALTRFILSAQASGKRLVLVVTGKGKDRDEPGPMPVPRGVLRHKVPQWLALPPLAQAVLQITTAHVSHGGAGAYYVYLRRNR encoded by the coding sequence ATGACACGGCGGAAATTGACAGGCGATGAGATCGACCTTTGGCAGAAGGTCGTGAAGCACACGGAGCGTTTGCATCCGGGCGCCCACTCGTCGCCCCCTGCCCCGCCGATGCCCAAACCCAAACCGGTAAAGCAACCCGAACCGCGCCTGGACCCGTTCGAGGTGGGCAGCCGGGCCAAACCCAAGCCAGTGAAACACGACCTGAGGCCGTCGCTTGCCCGCAGCCTCGCCAGTGACCCGCTGCAGATGGATGAAAAAGCCTTTCGCCGCATGAAGCGCGGTAAGCTGAGGCCGGAGGGAAAGCTGGACCTGCACGGGATGCGCATCGACACCGCGCACCCTGCCCTCACCAGGTTCATCCTGTCGGCGCAGGCCTCCGGCAAGCGGCTGGTGCTGGTGGTGACAGGCAAGGGCAAGGACCGCGACGAGCCGGGCCCGATGCCGGTGCCGCGCGGCGTGCTGCGCCACAAGGTGCCGCAATGGCTGGCGCTGCCGCCATTGGCGCAGGCGGTGCTGCAGATCACCACGGCGCATGTCAGTCATGGCGGCGCGGGGGCCTACTACGTGTATCTGCGGCGCAACCGCTGA